From Calothrix sp. PCC 6303, a single genomic window includes:
- the murB gene encoding UDP-N-acetylmuramate dehydrogenase: MTISQTAVNVCDISKESADSPTIFNSSNSNAIYLGHGCTIKPHVSLANFTSYRVGGPAEWYVAPRNIDALQASIQYAKAEKLPVTVLGAGSNLLISDRGLPGLVISTRYLRHSHFEEDTGLLTVAAGEAIPSLAWEAAAHGWEGLEWAVGIPGTVGGAVVMNAGAHQGCIADIFVNAEVLTPEGTLKVLTPEDLRHTYRSSALQGSQYIITKATFRLQPGADPVKVNSVTKEHKQHRLSTQPYDKPSCGSVFRNPKPYAAGWLIEQSGLKGFQIGKAQVASRHANFIINCGGASAGDIFSLIRHIQHHVQENWSVCLETEVKMIGEFQAA; this comes from the coding sequence ATGACAATCTCCCAGACAGCAGTAAATGTCTGCGATATTTCAAAGGAAAGCGCAGACAGCCCCACAATTTTCAATTCAAGTAATAGTAATGCCATTTACTTAGGTCATGGTTGTACCATTAAACCTCATGTATCCTTAGCTAACTTCACATCATATCGAGTTGGTGGTCCGGCTGAGTGGTATGTCGCACCTCGAAATATTGATGCGTTACAGGCGAGTATTCAGTATGCCAAAGCAGAGAAATTACCAGTCACAGTGTTGGGAGCAGGCTCTAATTTGTTAATTAGCGATCGCGGTTTACCTGGATTGGTGATTAGCACCCGTTACTTACGTCACAGCCACTTTGAAGAAGATACAGGATTACTCACAGTTGCTGCTGGTGAAGCGATACCCTCATTAGCTTGGGAAGCCGCAGCACACGGCTGGGAGGGCTTAGAATGGGCAGTAGGTATCCCCGGAACAGTTGGGGGTGCAGTGGTAATGAATGCAGGAGCGCATCAAGGTTGTATTGCAGATATCTTTGTCAATGCTGAAGTGTTGACACCTGAGGGAACTTTAAAAGTTTTAACACCAGAGGATTTGCGCCACACCTACCGTTCTTCTGCTCTTCAAGGTAGTCAGTATATTATTACTAAGGCTACTTTCAGACTTCAACCAGGCGCTGATCCTGTAAAAGTAAATTCAGTTACCAAAGAGCATAAACAACACCGTCTTTCTACGCAACCCTACGATAAACCAAGTTGTGGAAGCGTTTTTCGTAACCCCAAACCCTATGCAGCAGGCTGGTTAATAGAACAAAGCGGTTTAAAGGGTTTCCAAATTGGTAAAGCTCAAGTGGCATCCCGTCATGCTAACTTTATTATCAATTGTGGTGGAGCAAGTGCTGGTGATATTTTTAGCCTGATTCGTCATATTCAACACCATGTTCAAGAGAATTGGTCTGTATGCTTAGAAACCGAAGTCAAAATGATTGGTGAGTTTCAAGCAGCATAA
- a CDS encoding response regulator transcription factor: MPLSILIVDDDLGTRLSISDYLELCGYRVIAADDGQQALAMVEECHPDLLVTDIMMPRMNGYELVRRVRSAPAFRLLPVILLTARTKTQERILGYQSGCDLYLPKPFELEELAAAIRNLLERSQMIQSECRVLISEQSASHTALKTETSQVLASLSRREQEVLKLLTYGFSNVEMGDKLYLSPRTVEKYVSSLLRKTDTTNRAQLVRFAMKHDLVE; encoded by the coding sequence ATGCCCTTGAGTATTCTGATTGTAGATGATGATTTGGGCACTCGCCTATCAATTAGTGATTACTTGGAGTTATGTGGATATCGGGTAATTGCAGCTGATGACGGTCAACAGGCGTTAGCAATGGTTGAGGAATGTCACCCTGATTTATTGGTTACTGACATCATGATGCCACGAATGAATGGCTATGAGTTAGTGCGTCGGGTACGTTCGGCTCCCGCTTTTCGTCTTTTACCTGTAATTTTATTAACAGCACGGACAAAAACCCAGGAGCGAATTCTGGGCTACCAGTCAGGCTGCGATTTATACTTACCAAAGCCTTTTGAATTGGAAGAACTAGCCGCAGCAATCCGTAATCTGTTAGAGCGATCGCAAATGATACAATCGGAATGTCGTGTCTTGATTTCCGAGCAATCAGCTTCTCATACTGCACTTAAAACTGAAACATCTCAGGTACTAGCTTCTTTAAGTCGTCGTGAACAGGAAGTACTCAAACTTCTAACTTATGGATTCTCAAATGTGGAGATGGGCGATAAACTTTATCTCAGCCCTCGAACTGTAGAAAAATATGTAAGTAGTTTACTTCGGAAAACTGATACGACAAACCGCGCTCAACTTGTACGTTTTGCCATGAAACACGATTTGGTTGAATAA
- a CDS encoding superoxide dismutase: MNLKRRQFLYLLGVSTGAFALDGCALAEKQPAPTPTSTTTPTATPTEISANPPGAIQLPPLPYAYEALEPHIDEATMRFHHDKHHATYVKNVNDALAKYPQLKGKSIESMLQNLNSIPEDIRGVIKNNGGGHLNHSMFWRIMKPSGGGEPNGAIASAIKDSFGSFDNFKKKFNEAGGKRFGSGWVWLIHGKDGKLEIITTANQDTPLSEGKYPIMGNDVWEHAYYLKYQNRRAEYLTAWWNVLNWDEINQRYAYAK; this comes from the coding sequence ATGAATCTAAAACGTCGTCAGTTTTTATATTTACTTGGTGTGAGTACCGGAGCCTTTGCCTTAGATGGTTGTGCGTTGGCTGAAAAACAGCCAGCCCCCACTCCAACCAGCACCACCACCCCAACAGCCACTCCCACAGAAATCAGTGCTAACCCACCAGGAGCAATTCAACTTCCACCATTGCCCTATGCCTATGAAGCACTAGAACCCCACATCGATGAAGCAACCATGAGGTTTCATCATGATAAACACCATGCTACCTACGTCAAAAACGTCAATGATGCCTTAGCAAAATATCCTCAACTCAAAGGTAAAAGCATTGAGTCGATGTTACAAAATCTCAACAGTATTCCCGAAGATATTCGTGGAGTCATCAAGAATAATGGTGGGGGTCATCTTAACCATTCCATGTTTTGGCGAATTATGAAACCAAGTGGTGGGGGTGAACCCAATGGTGCGATCGCATCTGCAATCAAAGATAGTTTTGGTAGCTTCGATAATTTCAAGAAAAAATTCAATGAAGCAGGTGGAAAGCGTTTTGGTAGTGGTTGGGTTTGGTTAATCCATGGCAAGGACGGCAAACTGGAAATCATCACAACTGCTAACCAAGATACTCCCCTCAGCGAAGGTAAATATCCCATTATGGGTAACGATGTTTGGGAACATGCCTATTACCTAAAATATCAAAACCGCCGCGCTGAGTATCTCACAGCTTGGTGGAATGTCCTCAATTGGGACGAAATTAACCAACGTTACGCTTACGCGAAATAG
- a CDS encoding PspA/IM30 family protein produces the protein MKKAVYWLMGEKAGRTIIATWNWLWGIPIESGGKVAVAVAEDSLQSMQQAVHRLATAVATQEAAYKNAKTKYEAKARELKSLENKAIAAQNRGDEEDAKLAMMMAIQTEQILPRLEEMVLQAERAVGASKDKLNRERLKLETYKAEMQNMRDISEVNAALEEIAKVNNEFDIGSAKNDFEKAKDAVERRNFTAQALAELSENSGDKLQADIENMALNDEVSRRLEKLKNFPSD, from the coding sequence ATGAAAAAAGCAGTTTACTGGTTGATGGGTGAAAAGGCTGGACGCACCATAATCGCAACCTGGAATTGGTTGTGGGGGATTCCGATTGAGTCTGGGGGAAAAGTAGCTGTTGCCGTTGCCGAAGATTCATTGCAATCAATGCAGCAAGCAGTACATCGTTTAGCAACAGCTGTGGCAACACAGGAAGCAGCATATAAAAATGCAAAAACCAAGTACGAAGCAAAAGCTAGAGAACTAAAAAGCTTAGAAAACAAAGCTATTGCGGCTCAAAATCGTGGTGATGAAGAAGATGCAAAATTAGCCATGATGATGGCAATTCAAACTGAACAAATTTTGCCAAGATTAGAAGAAATGGTACTCCAAGCAGAACGAGCAGTAGGTGCATCCAAAGATAAACTGAACCGTGAACGTCTCAAATTGGAGACTTACAAAGCAGAAATGCAGAACATGCGGGACATATCAGAAGTTAACGCTGCATTAGAAGAAATCGCCAAAGTAAATAATGAGTTTGATATTGGTTCAGCAAAGAACGACTTTGAAAAAGCCAAAGATGCAGTAGAACGTCGCAACTTTACGGCACAAGCATTAGCTGAACTTTCCGAAAACTCTGGTGATAAACTACAAGCGGATATCGAAAACATGGCGTTAAATGATGAAGTATCGCGGCGCTTAGAAAAACTCAAAAACTTTCCCTCAGACTAA
- the murC gene encoding UDP-N-acetylmuramate--L-alanine ligase, with product MKKAVDFNGKPFHFIGVGGIGMSALAYVLAKRQLPVSGSDLRPNQITRNLEVIGAHIFSQQEASNLEFFRPNVNGNEVILNTSNDAEQNALRDLPQVICSTAINGNNLEYQAALELGCPILHRSDVLAALIDEYHSIAVAGTHGKTTTSSMIGYMLLQAGLDPTILVGGEVNAWEGNARLGKSRYLVAEADESDGSLVKHAAAIGIITNIELDHPDHYQSLDQVVDIFQTFAKGCQQVIGSIDCETVRDRIQPSITYSLQSNTNADYYVTDVEYRADGTKALVWEKGEALGILDLRLLSRHNLSNALAAVAVGRAVGLEFGEIAQGLATFDGAKRRFELKGEVNGISFIDDYAHHPSEIRVTLAAARLQARPGQRVVAIFQPHRYSRTLTFLAEFGESFTHADLVIITDIYSAGEVDTGVISSEKLVAEITKNHIQVKYQPLNSMSEFLSQTLRSGDLALFLGAGNLNQVIPEVIATLCQPVQVTS from the coding sequence ATGAAAAAAGCAGTAGACTTCAATGGTAAACCATTCCACTTCATCGGAGTTGGTGGAATTGGGATGTCAGCTTTAGCTTACGTATTAGCGAAACGTCAATTACCGGTATCCGGTTCAGATCTACGTCCTAATCAAATTACCCGTAATTTAGAGGTAATTGGCGCACATATATTTAGTCAGCAAGAAGCAAGTAATCTGGAATTCTTCCGTCCCAATGTCAACGGAAATGAAGTCATATTAAATACTAGTAATGATGCAGAACAAAATGCATTGAGAGATTTGCCTCAAGTTATTTGTTCAACTGCAATTAATGGAAATAATTTAGAATATCAAGCAGCATTAGAATTAGGTTGTCCAATTCTACATCGTTCGGATGTGTTAGCTGCATTAATTGATGAGTATCATAGCATTGCTGTTGCTGGAACCCATGGCAAAACAACAACAAGTAGTATGATTGGTTACATGTTGCTCCAGGCAGGTTTAGATCCAACAATTTTAGTTGGTGGAGAGGTAAATGCTTGGGAAGGCAATGCAAGATTAGGAAAAAGCCGTTATTTGGTAGCTGAAGCTGATGAATCTGATGGTTCTTTGGTGAAACATGCAGCTGCAATTGGAATTATTACTAATATTGAATTGGATCATCCAGATCACTATCAAAGTCTAGATCAAGTGGTGGATATTTTCCAGACTTTTGCAAAAGGTTGCCAGCAGGTAATTGGTAGTATTGACTGTGAGACAGTACGCGATCGCATTCAGCCAAGTATCACCTATAGCTTACAAAGTAACACCAATGCTGACTACTATGTCACCGATGTCGAATATCGGGCTGATGGAACCAAAGCACTGGTTTGGGAGAAAGGTGAAGCTTTGGGTATTTTAGATCTACGTCTTCTGAGTCGTCACAATTTGAGTAATGCTTTAGCAGCAGTTGCTGTAGGGCGTGCTGTCGGCTTAGAATTTGGGGAAATAGCTCAAGGGTTAGCAACATTTGATGGAGCAAAACGACGCTTTGAACTCAAAGGTGAAGTAAATGGCATTAGCTTCATAGATGATTATGCCCATCACCCTAGTGAAATTCGTGTCACCCTTGCCGCTGCTAGATTACAAGCACGTCCAGGACAGAGAGTCGTGGCAATTTTTCAACCGCATCGCTACAGTCGGACTCTCACATTTTTAGCAGAATTTGGCGAAAGCTTCACCCATGCAGATTTAGTTATTATTACGGATATATATAGCGCTGGTGAAGTAGATACTGGAGTTATCAGTAGTGAAAAATTGGTAGCTGAAATCACCAAAAATCATATCCAGGTAAAATATCAGCCCTTGAATTCAATGTCTGAATTTTTATCTCAAACTTTGCGCTCTGGAGATTTGGCTTTATTTTTAGGTGCCGGAAATTTGAATCAGGTTATTCCCGAAGTCATTGCAACACTTTGTCAACCTGTGCAAGTCACATCCTAA
- the rsmG gene encoding 16S rRNA (guanine(527)-N(7))-methyltransferase RsmG, whose product MADIWQQTLNWQPNSQQQQLFQQLYELILSGNRQLNLTRITSPDDFWEKHLWDSLRGISPLMTQLPENSPQFKIIDIGTGGGFPGIPAAITLANSSVMLLDSTRKKVAFLENIIPQLNLTNVTTATGRAEVIAQEFQHRNRYDVALTRAVSTASVCAEYSLPLLKPGGLAIIYRGNWTEEENQALEKTAQRLNSHIEKIDQFTTPLSHSIRHCLHLRKGTPRSQGGVRLRNPNPLSDSNQG is encoded by the coding sequence ATGGCGGATATCTGGCAGCAAACCCTAAATTGGCAACCAAATAGCCAACAACAACAATTATTTCAGCAACTTTATGAGTTGATTTTAAGCGGGAATCGGCAATTAAATTTAACTCGGATTACCAGTCCTGATGATTTTTGGGAAAAGCATTTGTGGGATTCTTTGCGGGGAATTTCCCCTTTAATGACTCAGCTTCCAGAGAATTCCCCCCAATTCAAAATCATTGATATTGGTACAGGTGGAGGTTTTCCCGGTATTCCCGCTGCTATTACATTAGCAAATAGTAGCGTCATGTTACTAGATTCAACTCGCAAAAAAGTAGCTTTCTTAGAAAACATCATCCCGCAACTAAATTTAACCAATGTCACAACAGCTACAGGTAGGGCTGAAGTCATTGCCCAAGAATTTCAACACCGTAACAGGTATGATGTTGCCCTCACCCGTGCAGTATCGACAGCTTCAGTATGTGCAGAATATAGTTTACCGCTGCTTAAACCTGGGGGTTTAGCGATTATTTACCGAGGTAATTGGACAGAGGAAGAAAACCAAGCTTTGGAGAAGACAGCGCAACGACTCAATAGTCATATCGAAAAAATTGATCAGTTTACGACACCACTTAGTCATAGCATTCGACATTGCTTGCATTTACGCAAAGGAACCCCAAGAAGTCAGGGAGGTGTTAGGCTTAGGAACCCAAACCCACTATCTGACTCCAATCAGGGTTAG
- a CDS encoding phosphate ABC transporter substrate-binding protein encodes MSKKSGPPPIVFILLFLLLAGAAYWWFFKREQSQVAEPPPSNPGTTSNPVPNSTSNTSNNSQFTVPSSVPSGTIIRVDGSTSMVTINENLKKAFQNQFPGTTIDIKATGTDKGLQALLGNTVDIAAVSRTLNPQEQNQGLVAIPITTDAIALVVGKGNPFTQQLSSTQVSDIFQGKINNWSLVGGSNSIIRVINRPAVSGTNKSFQEQVLKGANFGTTPNIKTLERDATTPLLQALGNDGIGYATFDQVRNQQTIRVLPIDGLTPDVNAYPYRRNLYYVYKKPANPGVQAFIGYATSPQGQKTLLGE; translated from the coding sequence ATGAGTAAAAAAAGCGGTCCACCACCAATTGTTTTCATTCTTTTATTTTTACTTTTAGCTGGTGCTGCTTACTGGTGGTTCTTTAAACGAGAACAATCCCAAGTAGCTGAACCTCCCCCATCTAATCCCGGCACCACATCCAATCCGGTTCCAAATTCCACAAGTAACACATCAAACAACTCACAATTTACCGTACCCAGTAGTGTGCCATCTGGTACCATTATTCGAGTTGATGGTTCCACCAGCATGGTGACAATTAATGAAAATTTGAAAAAAGCATTTCAAAACCAGTTTCCGGGGACAACCATCGATATTAAAGCCACAGGAACCGACAAAGGACTCCAAGCGCTTTTAGGAAATACCGTTGATATTGCAGCTGTTTCCCGCACACTAAACCCCCAAGAACAGAATCAGGGCTTAGTGGCAATACCCATAACCACAGATGCGATCGCACTTGTCGTCGGCAAGGGTAATCCCTTTACTCAACAGCTATCATCCACCCAAGTATCTGATATTTTTCAAGGTAAAATTAACAACTGGTCACTTGTGGGAGGCTCCAACAGTATTATCCGCGTCATCAATCGTCCAGCAGTTAGCGGCACCAACAAAAGCTTCCAAGAACAAGTCCTCAAAGGCGCAAATTTTGGCACCACACCCAACATCAAAACCCTAGAGCGAGATGCCACAACTCCCCTTCTCCAAGCACTAGGCAACGACGGCATCGGTTACGCCACTTTTGATCAAGTTCGTAACCAACAAACCATCCGGGTACTTCCCATCGACGGATTAACCCCAGATGTCAATGCCTATCCATACCGCCGCAACCTCTACTACGTCTATAAAAAGCCAGCCAACCCAGGAGTCCAAGCATTCATCGGTTATGCAACGTCCCCCCAAGGGCAAAAAACGTTACTTGGGGAATGA
- a CDS encoding RNA-guided endonuclease InsQ/TnpB family protein, producing the protein MSHKVVQVRLYPSQEQQIQLAQAFGCARWWWNYALNKSIETYKETGKGLTRAALNAFLPTLKKAEDTIWLADCYSQVLQATTLNLTTAYKNFFEKRAGFPKFKSRHGKQSIQYPQNVKIIDGDVKLPGNIGIIKAKIHRLIEGKIKTVTVSKTPSGKYLASILTEVEGETPAITEGKIYGIDLGLKHFAVVTDGEKISKYDNPKHLAKYEKNLKRKQKKLARKQKGSNSRNRYRKVVAKVYERVSNSRQDFLHKLSYKLVSDSQAVIVENLHVKGMVRNHKLAKSISDAGWGTFTNFLAYKLERKGGELVEIDRWFPSSKLCSNCFYQVSEMPLEVRGWTCPHCGTHHDRDGNAAINIRAEGIRMIKAEGSAVSAVGGEVSPKLGRKSRFGHSPVITEADTVLGTPSQCG; encoded by the coding sequence GTGTCACATAAGGTAGTACAAGTTCGTTTATATCCGTCACAAGAACAGCAAATTCAATTAGCTCAAGCTTTTGGCTGCGCTCGTTGGTGGTGGAATTATGCCCTAAATAAGTCAATTGAGACTTATAAAGAAACAGGGAAAGGGCTTACTCGTGCAGCACTCAACGCATTTCTCCCGACCCTCAAAAAAGCAGAAGATACTATTTGGTTGGCTGATTGTTATAGCCAAGTTTTACAAGCTACAACACTGAATCTAACCACCGCATACAAAAACTTCTTTGAGAAACGTGCTGGATTCCCTAAATTCAAATCTCGGCATGGAAAACAGTCTATTCAGTATCCTCAAAACGTCAAGATTATAGATGGTGATGTCAAACTTCCAGGCAACATTGGAATAATCAAAGCCAAAATACATCGGCTGATTGAGGGGAAAATAAAGACTGTAACTGTTAGTAAAACTCCTTCAGGTAAATACTTGGCATCTATCCTGACAGAAGTAGAAGGGGAAACTCCTGCTATTACCGAAGGAAAGATTTACGGCATTGACTTAGGCTTGAAACATTTCGCTGTTGTAACTGATGGTGAAAAGATATCCAAATACGATAACCCTAAACACCTTGCCAAGTACGAAAAGAATCTCAAGCGTAAACAAAAAAAGTTAGCCCGTAAACAAAAAGGGAGTAACTCAAGAAATAGATATAGAAAAGTTGTTGCCAAAGTGTACGAACGGGTTAGTAACTCCAGGCAGGATTTTCTACATAAACTTAGTTATAAGTTGGTCAGCGATAGCCAAGCTGTCATAGTAGAGAATCTTCATGTCAAAGGCATGGTACGTAATCACAAATTGGCGAAATCAATATCTGATGCAGGGTGGGGAACATTTACCAACTTTTTAGCCTATAAGCTAGAACGCAAAGGTGGGGAGTTGGTTGAAATTGATAGATGGTTTCCCAGTTCCAAACTTTGCTCTAATTGTTTCTATCAAGTAAGTGAGATGCCTTTAGAGGTGAGGGGGTGGACTTGTCCTCATTGTGGCACTCATCATGACCGTGATGGAAACGCAGCCATAAATATTAGAGCCGAAGGCATCAGAATGATAAAGGCGGAAGGTTCAGCCGTTTCTGCTGTAGGAGGGGAAGTCAGTCCTAAACTTGGACGAAAGTCTAGGTTTGGGCATTCCCCCGTGATTACAGAAGCCGACACTGTACTTGGTACTCCAAGTCAGTGTGGGTAG
- a CDS encoding tRNA (cytidine(34)-2'-O)-methyltransferase: MPQVVLVHPLIPPNTGNIARTCAATGTELHLVAPLGFELSDRYLKRAGLDYWPYVKLQCHESLEAFQNQRQQRGGRCLGFSVRGTNNYAKFTYLPDDWLIFGSETTGLPESAISNCDELIYIPMQEPNVRSLNLSVSVAVSLFESRRQLGYL, translated from the coding sequence ATGCCTCAAGTTGTTCTAGTTCATCCTCTAATCCCGCCAAATACCGGAAACATCGCCCGTACCTGTGCAGCCACAGGTACGGAACTTCATCTAGTTGCTCCTCTCGGATTTGAATTAAGCGATCGCTATCTCAAACGGGCTGGCTTAGACTACTGGCCCTATGTCAAACTACAATGTCACGAATCCTTAGAAGCCTTCCAAAACCAGCGACAACAGCGCGGAGGTAGATGTCTTGGGTTCAGTGTCAGAGGTACAAATAACTATGCCAAATTCACATACCTCCCCGACGATTGGCTGATATTTGGCAGTGAAACCACAGGTTTACCAGAAAGTGCAATCTCCAACTGCGATGAATTAATATACATTCCCATGCAGGAACCAAATGTGAGAAGCTTGAACCTCTCTGTAAGCGTTGCTGTGAGCCTATTTGAATCACGCCGTCAACTGGGTTATTTGTAA
- a CDS encoding peptidoglycan DD-metalloendopeptidase family protein, with amino-acid sequence MIENTPSEDAPVKKVNIASLTGKHRVRKQAAMIGLAISMGATSLLVTRQSDQAQAAEPAGNQNTASATSANNTEIKLATKNKLESSGITSVKAPESPSPIILEPTAISQVPGLGAKWQVATSEVAFSETASITAVNATSATKGERIAGAIAKIQSAQPTEQTVAASAVTQLPAIDNADFQLKAQQELAVNRLKQKSSRLRASLAELRSGETKELSETTTINANNDNQQSSSVGTVNNINLVPEQQKNILKSQMPVTTASKVYEVKSGDTLATIANNYGTSVSELVKANNLNNPNQLKISQKLNVPVAEKNTVVTTVDTPVSASSTTDVKDQLVGENKDVTSPSTTASNLTAIQIPTVPTAPAVGVGGDSPVPKVFAEMQQATRRGAKTKNLKEDPGLRSLQADIERLRQKYRDQQSGISSNQSIQQRNTQNVVIPVPTYKQNTVSVPTVPRKSRPSNFAVPIPVPKPMAPSYTAQPINPEWSPSRNQRSTPIPVPTGVTASEALSNMRGTSVSPQLPPLAAVDRYLPRAVDNNTSPAINPGVFTPGVASSYIWPAKGVLTSGFGRRWGRAHRGIDVANSTGTPIYASAPGVVEKSGWNNGGYGNLVDIRHPDGSLTRYAHNSKLLVRPGQQVQQGETIALMGSTGFSTGPHTHFEIHPSGKGAVNPIALLPARL; translated from the coding sequence GTGATAGAAAATACTCCCAGCGAGGATGCCCCAGTGAAAAAAGTAAATATTGCTAGCTTGACAGGCAAGCATCGAGTGCGGAAACAAGCAGCAATGATTGGCTTGGCAATATCAATGGGAGCAACCAGTCTTTTGGTGACTCGGCAAAGCGACCAAGCCCAAGCAGCTGAACCAGCAGGTAATCAAAATACTGCCTCTGCGACTTCTGCCAACAACACCGAAATTAAACTTGCTACCAAAAACAAGTTGGAATCTTCAGGCATCACATCAGTGAAAGCACCGGAAAGTCCCAGCCCAATAATTTTGGAACCAACAGCAATATCACAGGTACCTGGGCTTGGAGCTAAATGGCAAGTAGCCACCAGCGAAGTAGCATTCAGTGAAACTGCTTCAATTACAGCGGTTAATGCGACATCCGCTACAAAAGGCGAACGGATTGCAGGCGCGATCGCTAAAATCCAATCAGCCCAACCAACTGAACAAACAGTAGCAGCATCAGCAGTTACTCAACTACCAGCAATTGATAATGCCGATTTTCAGCTAAAAGCACAGCAAGAACTAGCAGTCAATCGCTTGAAGCAAAAATCGAGCCGTTTAAGAGCAAGTCTGGCGGAGTTGCGGTCTGGGGAGACCAAAGAATTATCAGAAACAACTACAATTAATGCTAATAATGACAATCAGCAATCATCATCTGTAGGGACTGTCAACAACATTAACCTTGTACCAGAGCAGCAAAAAAATATTCTTAAATCTCAGATGCCAGTTACTACTGCATCGAAAGTTTATGAAGTCAAATCTGGGGATACCCTAGCAACAATTGCCAATAATTACGGAACTTCAGTTTCCGAACTTGTTAAAGCAAATAACCTTAACAATCCCAATCAACTCAAAATCAGCCAAAAACTGAATGTACCAGTTGCTGAGAAAAATACAGTAGTAACCACTGTTGATACCCCTGTTTCTGCATCTTCTACAACTGATGTGAAGGATCAGCTAGTAGGAGAAAACAAAGATGTAACCTCACCATCTACTACTGCTAGTAATTTGACCGCAATTCAAATTCCTACAGTCCCAACGGCTCCGGCTGTTGGTGTTGGTGGTGATTCACCAGTACCTAAAGTGTTTGCAGAAATGCAGCAAGCAACTAGAAGAGGTGCCAAAACCAAAAATCTCAAAGAAGATCCAGGTCTTCGCAGTTTACAAGCTGATATAGAACGACTACGCCAAAAATACCGTGATCAGCAATCTGGTATCTCCAGTAATCAATCAATACAGCAAAGAAATACTCAAAATGTGGTAATTCCCGTTCCCACATACAAGCAAAATACCGTTTCTGTACCAACCGTTCCCAGAAAATCTAGACCCAGTAACTTTGCGGTTCCCATTCCAGTTCCCAAACCAATGGCACCTAGTTACACCGCTCAACCGATTAACCCAGAGTGGTCTCCATCCCGGAACCAAAGAAGCACCCCAATCCCCGTTCCAACTGGAGTTACTGCTTCTGAAGCTTTATCAAATATGCGAGGCACATCTGTATCACCACAGCTACCTCCTTTGGCAGCAGTAGATCGTTATTTACCCAGAGCGGTTGATAACAACACATCTCCTGCGATTAATCCCGGCGTTTTCACACCTGGTGTTGCTAGCAGTTATATTTGGCCCGCTAAAGGTGTTTTAACATCCGGTTTCGGTAGACGTTGGGGACGAGCACATAGAGGTATTGACGTTGCCAACTCCACAGGTACACCTATATACGCATCTGCACCTGGTGTAGTTGAAAAATCAGGTTGGAATAACGGTGGTTACGGAAATTTAGTTGATATCCGTCACCCTGATGGCAGCTTAACTCGTTACGCCCATAATAGTAAGCTTTTAGTCAGACCAGGACAACAAGTACAGCAAGGTGAAACCATTGCTTTAATGGGCAGCACAGGCTTTAGTACTGGTCCCCACACCCACTTTGAAATCCACCCTTCTGGAAAAGGTGCGGTTAACCCCATAGCTTTATTACCTGCACGTCTATAG